One stretch of Rhodospirillaceae bacterium DNA includes these proteins:
- a CDS encoding lipopolysaccharide biosynthesis protein: protein MKMQKEDSQPRMRLGASSARGAMLMLVSQSVVFGTNFVGIAILARLLPPSLFGIMAMAATVSNFIMMFRDFGLTTPVLQRKVLSQDQLSALYWMNVAFGLTLTALTVAAAPAIAWFYSQPDLTLVISVLASGFLIGTTGAMQDALLRRDMRFGAIAIIRIVSSLFTLVAGVTAAFLGYGIWALVIMRLVQQALLGLGCWVASAWRPSRFRRGTEIRSLIGVAGHVTGSQLATYLSRNTDNILIGWQWGELALGFYDQAYKLLMLPMQQIGMPINSVMLPLLSRLSDEPVSYRTVYLRVTEKIVMLAMPLSCLMLVLPETIVRVALGPNWMAAAPVVAWLGIAMIYQPLAFTTNCLLISQNRSGEMLRNSLINSGLSVLSFIVGLPFGPVGVAASYAVCGLILRTPLTLWLVGRRGSVTTADQYRLLVPTVCSGSVLAATYLGLKSSAFFHDQPFLLLTVAAVVALPVTAGALAALPSGRAMMKDSLVMAQLALASLNKGGTRI from the coding sequence ATGAAGATGCAAAAAGAAGACAGTCAGCCCAGAATGCGACTTGGCGCGTCCAGCGCTCGGGGCGCTATGCTGATGCTTGTCTCCCAGAGCGTCGTCTTCGGCACAAATTTTGTCGGCATAGCCATTCTCGCTCGCCTTTTGCCGCCGAGTTTATTCGGCATCATGGCGATGGCCGCCACCGTGTCCAATTTCATCATGATGTTCCGGGATTTCGGCCTGACGACGCCTGTCCTGCAGAGGAAAGTGCTGTCGCAGGATCAACTCTCGGCACTCTACTGGATGAATGTCGCCTTTGGTCTGACCCTCACCGCACTGACAGTCGCTGCCGCACCGGCGATCGCGTGGTTCTACAGCCAGCCGGACCTGACGCTCGTTATCAGCGTCCTGGCGAGCGGCTTTCTGATTGGGACAACAGGGGCGATGCAGGACGCATTGTTGCGCCGGGACATGAGGTTTGGTGCGATCGCCATCATTCGAATTGTCTCGTCGCTGTTCACACTAGTCGCCGGAGTCACGGCGGCCTTCCTGGGGTACGGGATCTGGGCGCTCGTTATCATGCGCCTTGTTCAACAAGCCCTGCTGGGACTTGGCTGCTGGGTTGCCAGCGCCTGGCGGCCGAGCCGATTTAGGCGCGGGACAGAAATTCGGTCGCTGATCGGCGTCGCCGGGCATGTCACGGGATCTCAGTTGGCGACCTATCTATCCCGCAATACCGACAACATCCTGATCGGATGGCAATGGGGCGAACTGGCCCTGGGCTTCTATGACCAAGCCTATAAACTGCTGATGCTGCCGATGCAGCAGATCGGCATGCCCATTAACAGTGTCATGCTTCCCCTGCTCAGTCGGCTTAGCGATGAGCCCGTCTCATATCGTACCGTCTATCTGCGTGTGACTGAAAAGATCGTCATGCTAGCGATGCCGCTCAGCTGCCTGATGTTGGTATTGCCTGAGACGATCGTCCGCGTTGCATTGGGACCAAACTGGATGGCCGCCGCGCCGGTTGTCGCCTGGCTCGGTATCGCCATGATCTATCAGCCGCTGGCTTTCACGACGAACTGCCTGCTGATTTCGCAGAACAGGTCCGGTGAAATGCTGCGCAACAGCCTCATCAATTCGGGCCTGTCCGTCCTTTCGTTCATCGTCGGTCTGCCTTTCGGACCTGTCGGTGTGGCCGCATCCTACGCGGTCTGCGGGCTCATTCTCCGAACGCCGCTGACGCTTTGGCTGGTTGGAAGGCGGGGATCGGTCACCACCGCCGACCAGTACAGGCTGCTTGTGCCAACGGTCTGCTCGGGCAGTGTTCTTGCTGCGACCTATCTCGGACTGAAATCGAGTGCTTTCTTTCACGACCAGCCATTCCTGTTGCTGACCGTGGCCGCGGTAGTCGCCTTGCCTGTTACGGCCGGTGCGTTGGCCGCACTGCCATCGGGGCGGGCGATGATGAAGGACTCTCTCGTAATGGCGCAATTGGCGTTGGCTTCATTGAACAAGGGCGGTACCCGTATATGA
- a CDS encoding acyltransferase, which produces MTKYRADIDGLRAIAVLAVVIYHLDAAAFDRRIFAGGFVGVDIFFVISGYLITGLIYGSIAEGRYSIVEFYVRRARRIFPALFFMFAVCAAFVLIFCLPNVTDQFKDSLIASTFFFSNIHFYLTADYFAPGAETQPLLHTWSLAVEEQFYIFFPLLLMLISRFSDKARKNWLVGITVASFAVSTWLLWTDPSGAFYLLQARAWELLIGALLAIGVFPAVRNVKLAETIVASGLTLIAVSVLFYSEHVLFPGPAALLPCIGAALIIHGGTHAIPVSTRLLAIPPMRFIGLISYSLYLWHWPINVIMKFAGFWYMWDTDARSFKLAALSLSFLAAAASWYFVERPFRRGTSSKAGNASVLLTSGGIMGALVLAAVMMTAISERVWSLPPDAKRILEVVNQGTNRVGTFKPVSSQPATMTLRCSTRRIASDCHRRSKTLLSSGTVRPRIWFPG; this is translated from the coding sequence ATGACGAAATACCGGGCTGATATTGATGGCCTGCGCGCGATCGCCGTCCTCGCTGTTGTGATCTATCATCTTGATGCGGCGGCATTCGATCGCCGGATCTTTGCAGGCGGGTTTGTCGGCGTCGACATCTTCTTCGTCATATCCGGCTATCTGATCACCGGGCTGATCTACGGCAGTATTGCGGAAGGCCGCTACTCCATTGTCGAATTCTATGTTCGTCGAGCACGCCGGATTTTCCCGGCCCTGTTCTTCATGTTCGCCGTCTGCGCCGCCTTCGTTCTGATATTCTGCCTGCCAAATGTGACGGATCAATTCAAAGACAGTCTGATTGCGTCGACTTTCTTCTTCTCGAACATCCACTTCTATCTGACAGCGGACTATTTCGCGCCAGGTGCCGAAACGCAGCCGCTTCTGCATACATGGTCGCTGGCGGTGGAAGAGCAGTTCTACATTTTCTTTCCATTGTTGCTTATGCTCATCTCGCGATTCTCCGACAAGGCGCGGAAAAACTGGCTTGTCGGTATCACGGTAGCATCCTTCGCCGTGTCGACTTGGCTATTATGGACGGACCCATCGGGCGCGTTCTACCTGCTGCAGGCCCGGGCCTGGGAGTTGCTGATCGGCGCTCTGTTAGCAATCGGCGTCTTCCCGGCAGTTCGCAACGTCAAGCTGGCGGAAACAATTGTCGCGTCAGGATTGACTCTTATCGCCGTCAGTGTCCTGTTCTACTCGGAGCACGTACTGTTTCCCGGGCCGGCTGCTTTGTTGCCATGCATTGGTGCCGCGCTGATCATCCATGGCGGTACGCATGCAATACCGGTCTCGACGCGCTTGCTCGCGATCCCGCCCATGCGCTTTATCGGCCTGATCTCCTATTCGCTCTACCTCTGGCACTGGCCCATCAACGTCATCATGAAGTTCGCCGGATTCTGGTACATGTGGGATACGGATGCGAGATCGTTCAAGCTGGCGGCCCTGTCGCTCAGCTTCCTGGCGGCTGCTGCGTCGTGGTACTTTGTCGAGCGTCCGTTTCGCAGGGGCACATCCTCGAAGGCCGGCAATGCCTCGGTCCTGCTAACCTCTGGCGGAATCATGGGAGCGTTGGTCCTTGCAGCCGTGATGATGACAGCAATCAGCGAGCGGGTATGGAGCCTGCCGCCGGACGCAAAGCGCATTCTTGAGGTGGTCAATCAAGGCACAAATCGGGTGGGCACCTTCAAACCTGTTTCCTCTCAACCCGCAACGATGACGTTGCGCTGTTCGACACGAAGGATTGCCTCCGACTGTCACCGTCGCAGCAAGACTTTATTGTCATCGGGGACAGTCAGGCCAAGGATCTGGTTTCCGGGTTGA
- a CDS encoding glycosyltransferase codes for MGRFVEKKGYSYSLRALALLRARRPDLSFMLNIVGDGPLRSEIEAEVSALDLHDVVHFHGSLAHSDALALLDKAAIFILPSITSKSGDMEGIPVSLMEAMARSVPVISTRHSGIPELVEDGISGLLTPERDVPALAAAVERLIDQQQLRAEYGHAGRRKVVAQFNRRSLGMRLSDLYRALMPQAT; via the coding sequence ATCGGTCGATTTGTCGAAAAGAAGGGCTATTCATATTCGCTGCGAGCGTTGGCATTGCTGCGCGCGCGCCGTCCGGACCTATCATTCATGCTCAACATTGTCGGGGACGGGCCGCTAAGATCCGAGATCGAGGCCGAAGTGTCCGCTCTCGACCTTCACGATGTCGTTCATTTTCATGGCTCGCTGGCACATAGCGACGCTTTGGCCCTGCTCGACAAGGCGGCGATTTTCATTCTGCCAAGCATTACGTCGAAAAGCGGTGACATGGAGGGAATACCGGTTTCCCTCATGGAGGCGATGGCGCGAAGTGTACCGGTCATCAGCACGCGACATAGCGGCATTCCTGAACTCGTGGAAGACGGGATTAGCGGTCTGTTGACGCCGGAGCGGGATGTGCCGGCGTTGGCGGCTGCCGTGGAGCGCCTGATTGATCAGCAGCAATTGCGTGCGGAGTATGGCCATGCGGGGAGGCGCAAAGTCGTGGCGCAGTTCAATCGGCGTTCTCTCGGCATGCGGCTGTCGGACCTCTATCGCGCCTTGATGCCACAGGCGACGTGA
- a CDS encoding glycosyltransferase: protein MVKARPDFPESRTSIVFVINSLAGGGAERVMSTLLKASSSEAATRDLHLVLLDIEPSAYSVPDWITLHQLDGRHALWRSTWQLLVLLRRLRPQAIVSFLTRANVASILAGRALRLPVVISERVNTTSHLGSGWGGKLARMLVKRCYPWAGRIIAVSPGVGEDLHRAFGLAREKVVVIANPIDLDEIERQSKMGDPPPVTRPYVMAMGRLVANKNFGMLIEAYGRANPEADLLILGEGPERSSLIKRIAELGLTDRVHLPGFSRNPFAMLRRAQSFILPSNAEGFPNSLLEAMSLGVPVVSTNCRSGPAEILADMPREAVAPGVVLAEHGILVTCDHVADMASAMQAMADPERRQAYGHKATRRAAQFSVGRAREAYWEIIHAERMHAGNC, encoded by the coding sequence ATGGTGAAGGCGCGCCCCGATTTTCCGGAAAGCCGGACAAGCATCGTCTTTGTCATCAATTCGCTGGCGGGTGGTGGAGCAGAGCGGGTCATGAGCACTCTGCTGAAGGCGTCATCGTCAGAAGCGGCAACGCGAGACCTGCATCTCGTCCTGCTGGATATCGAGCCATCGGCCTATAGCGTGCCGGATTGGATCACGTTGCACCAGCTGGACGGGCGACATGCTCTGTGGCGCAGCACATGGCAGCTGCTTGTTCTGCTCCGTCGTTTGCGACCGCAGGCCATCGTGAGCTTTCTCACCCGTGCGAACGTGGCGTCGATCCTTGCTGGGCGCGCTCTGCGGTTGCCAGTGGTAATCAGCGAAAGGGTCAATACGACAAGCCATCTCGGAAGTGGGTGGGGTGGCAAACTGGCGCGGATGTTGGTCAAGCGCTGCTACCCATGGGCTGGCAGGATCATCGCTGTTTCACCTGGCGTCGGCGAGGATCTCCACCGTGCATTCGGCCTTGCCAGAGAGAAGGTCGTTGTTATTGCCAATCCGATCGACCTCGACGAGATCGAGCGGCAAAGCAAAATGGGTGATCCTCCCCCCGTCACAAGACCCTATGTCATGGCAATGGGAAGGCTCGTCGCCAACAAGAATTTCGGTATGCTGATTGAAGCCTATGGCCGTGCGAATCCGGAAGCCGACCTCCTCATTCTGGGCGAAGGACCGGAACGCTCGTCATTGATCAAGCGGATCGCCGAACTGGGACTGACGGACCGAGTTCACCTGCCGGGATTTTCGCGCAACCCCTTTGCCATGCTGCGGCGGGCACAATCGTTCATCCTGCCGTCGAATGCCGAGGGCTTTCCGAACAGCCTGCTTGAAGCGATGTCCCTGGGTGTGCCCGTTGTATCTACCAATTGCCGTTCGGGCCCGGCCGAAATCCTGGCCGACATGCCGCGGGAAGCCGTCGCGCCAGGCGTGGTTCTCGCCGAGCATGGGATCCTCGTTACGTGCGATCATGTGGCCGACATGGCATCGGCCATGCAGGCCATGGCCGATCCGGAGCGACGCCAGGCATATGGGCACAAAGCCACCCGGCGAGCGGCCCAGTTCAGTGTTGGACGAGCCAGAGAGGCCTATTGGGAAATCATACATGCGGAGCGGATGCATGCTGGTAACTGTTGA
- a CDS encoding outer membrane beta-barrel protein translates to MERPPGYVALPKPGVILGVVAGLTSLCFCSASEAQEWKLDTGLTQQVLYGDNLLLGRESEISDFASVTTPALRLQRTSPTFDFSLDGQFEFSEYLDHTDFNSQDQSLRLKTSKALTDRSSLGVSGSFIRDTNLTSDMDETGKFVDEPVHYTSWDVHPSWTYLLSPVDQVVLGGLYRSVTYDGSEKTDYRYFGSTVDYGHKLSEVDRLTANFSYFHFDPDSTNDQASDTLSALAGYAYAPSERLAVSGSVGLGYSLEDQGATDTNNDGGLGYRLKFNAKYQLADQTALKMSLSHDAEPSSDGEQVTRNRATFGLNHQLTPYTAFALDVDYVDNYDYAGLESDTRSDNSESRYASVRPSPSWLLTEELSLIAEYRYRYKLYEDGGDAATSNTVFLSVKYALPTWGWDGF, encoded by the coding sequence GTGGAACGGCCGCCCGGATATGTTGCGCTACCCAAACCTGGCGTCATTCTTGGAGTAGTTGCCGGGCTGACATCGCTCTGTTTCTGCAGCGCCAGTGAGGCCCAGGAATGGAAACTGGACACGGGTCTGACGCAGCAGGTTCTTTACGGCGACAATCTGTTGTTGGGGCGGGAGAGCGAGATCAGTGACTTCGCTTCTGTCACCACGCCGGCCTTGCGGCTGCAACGGACGTCCCCGACATTCGATTTTAGTCTCGATGGACAGTTTGAGTTTTCCGAGTACCTGGATCACACGGATTTCAACTCGCAAGACCAGTCGTTGCGCCTGAAGACAAGCAAGGCCCTTACCGACCGTAGCTCCCTCGGCGTCAGTGGCAGCTTCATCCGCGACACCAACCTGACCTCCGATATGGATGAGACCGGAAAATTCGTCGATGAGCCGGTCCATTATACTTCGTGGGATGTTCACCCTAGCTGGACCTATCTTCTTTCCCCCGTCGATCAGGTCGTGCTGGGTGGGCTTTATCGATCGGTAACCTATGATGGGTCGGAAAAGACCGACTATAGATACTTCGGGTCGACCGTCGATTACGGCCACAAGCTCAGTGAAGTCGACCGGCTTACCGCCAATTTCAGCTATTTTCACTTCGATCCCGACAGCACGAATGACCAGGCCTCCGACACACTGAGTGCGTTGGCGGGATACGCCTACGCCCCGTCGGAACGGCTGGCGGTCAGTGGCTCGGTTGGCCTCGGCTACAGCCTGGAAGACCAGGGCGCCACCGACACGAACAATGATGGGGGCCTTGGATACCGGCTGAAGTTCAATGCCAAGTATCAACTCGCCGATCAAACCGCGCTGAAGATGTCGCTTTCACATGACGCCGAGCCTTCCAGCGACGGCGAACAAGTGACGCGCAACCGCGCCACATTCGGTCTCAATCATCAGTTAACGCCCTATACAGCGTTCGCACTCGATGTCGACTATGTAGACAATTATGACTATGCCGGCTTGGAGAGCGATACCCGATCCGACAACAGTGAGTCGCGCTACGCTTCTGTTCGGCCGTCCCCGTCCTGGCTCCTGACAGAAGAGTTGAGCCTCATCGCCGAATACCGCTATCGCTACAAGCTATACGAAGACGGCGGTGATGCGGCCACGTCCAATACCGTGTTCCTGTCCGTCAAATACGCGCTACCAACCTGGGGCTGGGACGGATTTTGA
- a CDS encoding polysaccharide pyruvyl transferase family protein has protein sequence MVASRIAACISPRIADGRVLVDHQFHNPLDLLGELDRFDAVIATRMHMAILALAAGVPVLPIAYEFKTVELFARLGMADWVTAIEDVNPENFPATVQGFIDALPGSRKQLFVAVGKERQLALSAGPLLRSAASQARTAA, from the coding sequence ATGGTTGCGTCCCGAATCGCCGCCTGTATTTCCCCCCGGATAGCTGACGGTCGGGTTCTTGTTGACCATCAATTTCACAATCCACTCGATCTCCTGGGGGAACTTGACCGTTTCGACGCTGTCATTGCCACGCGCATGCATATGGCAATTCTGGCCTTGGCAGCGGGCGTTCCCGTACTACCGATTGCCTATGAGTTCAAGACAGTGGAACTCTTTGCGCGCCTCGGCATGGCGGATTGGGTCACGGCCATTGAAGACGTGAACCCGGAAAATTTTCCAGCGACGGTGCAGGGCTTCATCGACGCCTTGCCGGGCAGCCGAAAGCAGCTCTTCGTCGCAGTCGGGAAGGAACGTCAATTGGCCCTGTCGGCAGGACCCCTGTTACGGTCGGCCGCCAGCCAAGCGCGGACGGCGGCCTGA
- a CDS encoding polysaccharide pyruvyl transferase family protein has product MKVIITNTTLVNGGDAAIVFAMIEMLRHTFGQDTVVNVLDSMATTTRRYYPELEISQLISIQPRATGGRASRLLTRLGRRISRLRVAIALGMLSRGMDISRLVLSKDMRLVFRHYADADMVISVAGTYLVDNYDISPRLRELDVAMAYGKRPLFYTQSLGPFEKRQMGEMLTAYFDRAPLILLRDARSRSSVEALGVDPAKIHVLADCVFGLAQAGRLAAAENRQGPVRRVAISVRDWPFFRDGASAAGMERYISGVAKAA; this is encoded by the coding sequence ATGAAAGTCATCATCACGAATACCACCTTGGTCAATGGTGGCGATGCGGCCATCGTGTTTGCGATGATCGAAATGCTGCGCCACACCTTCGGCCAGGACACGGTAGTCAATGTGCTCGATTCGATGGCGACGACGACGCGGAGGTACTACCCGGAATTGGAGATCAGCCAGCTGATCAGTATCCAGCCACGCGCAACAGGTGGGCGTGCATCGCGGCTCCTGACACGCTTAGGGCGACGTATCTCGCGGCTCCGCGTGGCAATTGCACTTGGAATGCTGAGCCGCGGGATGGATATCTCCCGTCTCGTCCTTTCGAAGGACATGCGTCTCGTCTTTCGCCACTATGCCGATGCCGACATGGTGATCTCGGTCGCCGGCACCTATCTTGTCGACAACTATGATATTTCGCCGAGATTGCGCGAGCTGGACGTTGCCATGGCCTATGGCAAGCGGCCACTATTCTACACGCAATCACTGGGGCCGTTTGAAAAGCGGCAAATGGGAGAAATGCTGACGGCCTATTTCGACAGAGCGCCGTTGATCCTCCTGCGTGATGCGCGGTCAAGATCCAGTGTCGAGGCGCTGGGCGTGGATCCCGCTAAAATCCACGTCCTGGCCGACTGCGTGTTTGGCCTGGCCCAGGCGGGAAGGCTGGCAGCCGCAGAGAATCGGCAGGGACCGGTGCGTCGGGTTGCCATATCGGTGCGCGACTGGCCGTTCTTTCGTGACGGCGCATCCGCGGCCGGCATGGAGCGCTATATCTCCGGCGTCGCGAAGGCGGCTTAG
- a CDS encoding polysaccharide export protein, which yields MLAHDIGDTLATIVDTSSTHNKDRDAVKKAPMSTRLTTLMIAVISFMAAGILSSWADEEAYHINGGDLLHISVYGEQNLNEDVTVQPDGWISFPLVGNMKALGLTMQELQTRVADSLRKSQYFPNLTDSEVTVSMRKASGNSISVVGQVKQPGTFAFDTRLDVMQALSMAGGLTPFADKDEIKILRRDTTGKQTAILFDYSVIEDGEKLDSNILLQSGDVVVVPQGGFGF from the coding sequence TTGCTTGCCCATGATATCGGCGATACCTTGGCGACGATTGTCGACACATCATCGACCCACAACAAAGACCGAGACGCGGTCAAGAAGGCTCCAATGTCAACCAGGCTAACGACACTTATGATCGCGGTGATTTCCTTCATGGCAGCCGGCATTCTCTCCAGCTGGGCTGACGAAGAGGCCTATCACATCAACGGGGGAGATCTCCTTCACATTTCTGTCTATGGCGAACAGAATTTGAATGAGGATGTGACCGTGCAGCCGGATGGCTGGATTTCCTTTCCCCTGGTCGGCAACATGAAGGCTCTCGGCCTTACCATGCAGGAGCTTCAAACGAGGGTCGCAGACAGCCTCCGCAAGAGTCAGTATTTTCCGAACCTGACCGACAGCGAAGTTACCGTCTCCATGCGCAAAGCCAGTGGCAATTCGATCTCGGTGGTGGGCCAGGTTAAACAGCCCGGCACATTTGCCTTCGATACCCGACTGGACGTCATGCAGGCCCTCAGCATGGCTGGTGGATTGACGCCTTTCGCCGACAAGGACGAAATCAAAATTCTCAGGCGCGATACCACGGGCAAGCAGACGGCTATACTGTTTGACTATTCCGTTATTGAGGACGGCGAGAAACTCGACAGCAATATACTGCTGCAAAGTGGAGACGTCGTCGTGGTTCCGCAGGGCGGGTTCGGTTTCTAG
- a CDS encoding exopolysaccharide biosynthesis polyprenyl glycosylphosphotransferase has product MSGTAMLQLHSTPKRRLEPAFSGKTHEPRPLPLNRSRLIPRDPNLGGVLLAICDISVVLSSIAAVASVMTYVDAKLLSTNLPYFFVISLLSVFLGHAFAQSYKGDNLSRISKTTRVKFIVKPTILTGLAILFSCGVSTLLDHGILSVGESLSARDLIPEVCLVALASASVGIERAAIYGFLRRLQASGQLCTNVVLFGADTIGQRLMQVIRDDYADSVQVRGVFDDRVQRVPDQIHGIPVDGGIEHLIALVQNTPTIDKVLVALPMHAEARILHLLHRLQHLLVDVALVPELVGVRIDKQVIRGVHPPILSICRRPLSDIDILIKRCFDFTAALGGLILLAPIFAVAAIAMKIDSPGPIWFRQPRMGFNNNQFDVLKFRSMYVDCADIGARQQTKRNDARVTRVGAWLRRTSVDELPQLLNVLRGDMSLVGPRPHALGMQVGNHLCDEIVRGYAVRHRMKPGITGWAQVRGLRGAIDVPSALEARVQHDIYYIDNWSFFFDIQILILTVVELIRPRNAF; this is encoded by the coding sequence ATGTCAGGTACCGCAATGCTGCAATTGCACTCTACGCCGAAACGACGTCTCGAACCAGCATTTTCGGGTAAAACGCACGAACCGCGGCCGCTTCCGTTAAATCGCAGCCGTCTGATCCCGCGCGATCCAAATCTTGGAGGTGTCCTGCTCGCGATTTGTGACATCAGCGTTGTGCTGAGTTCGATCGCTGCGGTCGCGTCCGTGATGACGTATGTGGATGCCAAGCTGCTTTCCACCAACCTCCCGTATTTCTTTGTTATCAGCCTGTTGAGTGTGTTCCTGGGGCACGCCTTCGCGCAGTCCTACAAGGGCGATAACCTCTCGCGCATTTCCAAAACCACGCGAGTGAAGTTCATCGTCAAACCGACGATCTTGACTGGCCTTGCTATATTGTTTTCCTGCGGCGTGAGCACCCTTCTCGATCATGGCATTCTATCGGTTGGTGAGAGCCTGTCGGCACGAGACCTCATTCCGGAGGTCTGTCTTGTGGCCTTGGCGTCGGCCTCCGTCGGCATCGAGCGGGCGGCCATCTACGGCTTTCTCAGACGCCTGCAAGCATCCGGGCAGCTGTGCACCAATGTGGTGCTGTTCGGCGCAGACACCATTGGCCAACGCTTGATGCAGGTCATTCGCGATGATTATGCGGATTCTGTACAAGTTCGTGGCGTCTTCGACGATCGCGTACAGCGGGTCCCGGACCAAATCCATGGCATCCCTGTCGACGGCGGAATTGAACATCTGATCGCGCTCGTGCAAAACACGCCAACGATAGACAAGGTCCTGGTAGCCTTGCCGATGCATGCCGAGGCGCGAATTTTGCACCTGTTGCACCGATTGCAGCATCTCCTTGTTGATGTCGCGCTGGTGCCTGAGCTTGTCGGCGTTCGAATTGACAAGCAGGTAATACGTGGCGTGCATCCGCCGATCCTCAGTATCTGCCGCAGACCATTGTCGGACATCGATATCCTGATAAAGCGCTGCTTCGACTTCACAGCTGCGCTTGGTGGATTGATCCTGTTGGCACCGATATTTGCCGTGGCAGCCATCGCGATGAAGATAGATAGCCCGGGGCCGATCTGGTTTCGCCAGCCGCGCATGGGGTTCAATAACAACCAGTTTGACGTCCTCAAATTCAGGTCGATGTATGTCGATTGCGCGGATATTGGCGCCCGGCAGCAGACAAAGCGGAACGATGCCCGCGTAACCAGAGTTGGTGCCTGGCTGAGACGTACAAGTGTTGATGAACTGCCGCAGCTTCTGAATGTTCTGCGCGGCGACATGTCTCTCGTAGGACCGCGCCCCCATGCGCTCGGCATGCAGGTCGGCAATCATTTATGTGATGAGATCGTGCGTGGCTACGCCGTCCGTCATCGCATGAAGCCGGGCATTACCGGTTGGGCACAGGTCCGCGGCCTGCGCGGTGCTATCGACGTGCCATCCGCACTTGAGGCGCGCGTCCAGCATGACATCTATTACATCGACAACTGGTCTTTCTTCTTTGATATCCAGATACTCATTTTGACAGTCGTTGAATTGATAAGGCCAAGAAACGCGTTTTGA
- a CDS encoding UDP-glucose/GDP-mannose dehydrogenase family protein: MKIAVIGTGYVGLVSGACFSEFGFDVVCVDQDRQKISQLQEGRIPIYEPELDGLVKTNVDRGRLAFTTDLDAAVANADVVFIAVGTPSRRGDGHADLTYVYAAAEMIAKRITGYTVVVTKSTVPVGTGRKVAEIMKAANPAAQFDVVSNPEFLREGAAINDFMRPDRVVIGCETEKARSVMKQLYRPLFLIETPILFTSLETAELIKYTSNAFLAMKISFINQIADLCDKVGADVHDVSRGMGLDGRIGPKFLHPGPGYGGSCFPKDTLALMKTARDVNAPLSLVEATVSFNDARKHQMTDRVEMAVDGGLSGKTVAVLGLTFKPNTDDMRDAPSLVIVPELVARGATVQAHDPVGIEEARKHMPGIRYCEDAYDTMAGADVLVILTEWNSYRALDLKRMKGLMKAPNVVDLRNIYQLAEMAQCGYRYVSLGRPQVN; encoded by the coding sequence ATGAAGATTGCCGTTATCGGCACCGGTTATGTCGGGCTCGTTTCCGGCGCCTGTTTCTCGGAGTTTGGCTTTGACGTCGTCTGCGTCGATCAGGATCGGCAGAAAATCTCCCAGCTGCAAGAAGGCAGAATTCCCATTTATGAGCCCGAGTTGGACGGGTTGGTAAAGACCAACGTCGATCGAGGGCGTTTGGCTTTCACAACAGACCTCGATGCAGCTGTCGCGAATGCAGATGTCGTCTTCATCGCAGTCGGAACACCAAGTCGCCGAGGTGACGGCCATGCCGACCTAACTTATGTCTATGCCGCAGCTGAAATGATTGCAAAACGGATCACAGGCTATACCGTCGTTGTCACAAAATCGACGGTCCCGGTTGGAACCGGGCGAAAGGTTGCTGAGATCATGAAAGCCGCCAATCCGGCTGCGCAATTCGATGTGGTATCGAATCCGGAATTCCTCAGGGAAGGCGCTGCGATCAATGATTTCATGCGTCCGGACCGGGTCGTCATCGGGTGCGAGACGGAGAAGGCGCGCTCCGTCATGAAGCAGCTGTACCGGCCACTTTTCCTGATCGAGACTCCCATCCTGTTCACGAGCCTAGAGACAGCAGAGCTGATCAAATACACCAGCAACGCGTTTTTGGCGATGAAGATCTCCTTCATCAATCAAATCGCCGATCTGTGCGACAAGGTGGGCGCAGATGTTCATGACGTCTCGCGCGGCATGGGTCTCGATGGTCGTATCGGTCCAAAATTCCTTCATCCTGGCCCCGGCTATGGCGGCTCCTGCTTTCCGAAAGATACATTGGCGTTGATGAAGACCGCGCGGGACGTCAACGCACCTCTGTCGCTGGTTGAAGCAACTGTCAGCTTCAACGATGCCCGAAAACATCAGATGACCGATCGGGTCGAAATGGCCGTCGATGGCGGCCTCTCAGGGAAGACGGTCGCGGTGCTTGGGTTGACCTTCAAGCCGAACACCGACGATATGCGGGATGCGCCCAGTCTGGTTATCGTGCCGGAGCTGGTGGCGCGCGGGGCCACCGTCCAGGCGCATGATCCAGTTGGCATCGAAGAAGCGCGAAAGCACATGCCGGGCATCCGCTACTGCGAAGATGCCTATGACACTATGGCAGGTGCCGATGTGCTGGTTATCCTGACCGAATGGAACAGCTATCGGGCGCTTGATCTCAAGCGCATGAAGGGTCTCATGAAAGCCCCCAATGTGGTGGATTTGCGCAACATCTATCAGCTTGCCGAAATGGCACAGTGTGGATATCGCTATGTCAGCCTGGGACGACCGCAGGTTAATTGA